The Halosimplex litoreum genome has a window encoding:
- a CDS encoding DUF7557 family protein yields MSSSIRISDETKRKLELVKQDDETYDELLARLATTEKDLEERGGFADDGVVEDMARAREEI; encoded by the coding sequence ATGAGCTCGTCCATCCGGATTTCCGACGAAACGAAACGGAAACTCGAGCTGGTGAAACAAGATGACGAGACGTACGATGAGTTGCTCGCCCGCCTCGCGACGACGGAGAAGGATCTGGAAGAGAGAGGTGGCTTCGCTGATGACGGTGTCGTCGAAGATATGGCTCGCGCTCGTGAGGAGATTTGA
- a CDS encoding DUF7342 family protein: MDLTDTRDDIRDADEEPPDFSEWDDPEAVLKGGPIRERMLDVILLLREPAKVSTIAERAGCDTETARDYLGWFTEMGMVRERAGRPVRYERNDSYWRWRRIEQIREKYSDDEIVEVLSETMDQIADYRERFDAETPADVSLVDAEDGTSVEATWKALSDWQTLERRATLFDAARREMHASGASDGRIDA, translated from the coding sequence ATGGACCTGACCGACACGCGGGATGACATTCGCGATGCAGACGAGGAACCGCCCGACTTCTCCGAGTGGGACGACCCCGAAGCGGTGCTGAAAGGCGGCCCAATCCGGGAGCGAATGCTGGACGTGATTCTCTTGCTCCGTGAGCCCGCGAAGGTTTCGACGATAGCCGAGCGAGCGGGATGTGATACCGAGACGGCCCGGGATTACCTCGGGTGGTTCACCGAGATGGGGATGGTGCGTGAGAGAGCCGGCCGGCCAGTCCGGTACGAGCGCAACGACTCGTACTGGCGGTGGCGACGAATCGAGCAGATCCGTGAGAAGTACTCGGACGACGAGATCGTCGAAGTGCTCTCGGAGACGATGGACCAGATTGCGGACTACCGAGAGCGGTTCGATGCTGAAACCCCTGCGGACGTATCCCTGGTCGACGCCGAGGACGGTACGTCGGTCGAAGCGACCTGGAAGGCGCTAAGCGACTGGCAGACGCTCGAACGACGGGCAACGTTATTCGATGCGGCGCGACGAGAGATGCATGCCTCAGGTGCGAGCGACGGACGAATCGATGCCTGA
- a CDS encoding helix-turn-helix domain-containing protein, translating to MATDTKPEDPSDEAHVTDEHVLVSVLGDHPKTKILATFVGNPEMDFNVTEIADYANLKRDTVYKYLDTLKGWGLIEETRRVGNSQMYALNTENDANEAFAKFEWELLTHLGDKEQAGELDDQNNPLP from the coding sequence ATGGCCACGGACACCAAGCCCGAAGACCCAAGCGACGAGGCACACGTTACTGACGAGCATGTGCTGGTCTCCGTCCTTGGTGACCACCCCAAAACGAAGATTCTGGCTACCTTCGTTGGCAACCCAGAGATGGACTTCAATGTGACAGAGATCGCCGATTACGCCAACCTCAAGCGCGATACAGTCTACAAATATCTGGACACCCTCAAGGGATGGGGACTCATTGAAGAAACCCGTCGCGTCGGCAACAGCCAAATGTATGCCCTCAACACAGAGAACGATGCCAATGAAGCCTTCGCCAAATTCGAGTGGGAGCTACTGACCCATCTCGGAGACAAGGAACAGGCCGGCGAACTGGACGATCAAAATAACCCCCTCCCCTAA
- a CDS encoding copper amine oxidase, producing the protein MDRRTYLRSVAGLAALTASAGCPADESNSTNPATESAPSTATPEPSPSISWTEEWLEGTAYRLTVTVELDSLDEVHIMKGTPSSDPMVTLTSSGTHTIAGPDTEYGPIEGGRMLIAGYPLETSLDLEQTKSFGDHMVGTQEEPSFPMFLNGLSGSTDPNLEQSGSIQKTFTQDVGSRKTNLTIQVPEVLSSYYANRTRTRNYGAYVSDSYDDSYIQSIVSEFETYGNENGLSDREIINHMMGFVQHLEYSTDEVSTGYNEYPKYPTETLLDKGGDCEDTCILLASMLEQFGYGAVLLAFYDAQHMALGIAGEDDIQGSSVTHNGQRYYYVETTDTGWTVGEAPEQVQGHSPEVISIRSHPVLVFSYGVQVSPKGGVTVNGGLKNVGDAVAETAQLRVQFQDGQQNTLTTAESDPQTIPVGGDTELSVSAVPPDDTKQRVEVSVLLDGSIHDSMTSEYRTPNGD; encoded by the coding sequence ATGGACCGCCGTACGTACCTCCGATCGGTAGCTGGCCTCGCCGCCCTGACGGCGAGTGCTGGGTGTCCGGCCGATGAATCCAACAGCACCAACCCCGCGACCGAATCGGCGCCGTCGACTGCGACACCTGAACCGAGTCCAAGCATTAGCTGGACGGAGGAGTGGCTCGAGGGAACGGCCTACCGGCTGACAGTCACCGTCGAACTCGATAGCCTCGATGAAGTCCACATCATGAAGGGGACGCCCTCCAGCGATCCCATGGTCACGCTCACCTCCAGCGGCACCCACACCATTGCTGGGCCGGACACCGAGTACGGCCCGATCGAAGGCGGACGAATGCTCATCGCGGGCTATCCACTGGAGACGTCGCTGGATCTCGAACAGACCAAATCGTTCGGCGACCACATGGTCGGGACCCAGGAAGAGCCCAGCTTCCCGATGTTCTTGAACGGGCTCAGCGGGAGCACCGACCCGAATCTCGAGCAGAGCGGATCTATCCAGAAAACCTTCACGCAGGATGTCGGCTCTCGGAAGACGAACCTCACGATCCAGGTGCCGGAGGTGCTGTCCTCGTACTATGCCAACCGAACGCGGACGCGAAACTACGGCGCCTACGTCTCGGACTCGTACGACGATTCGTATATCCAGTCGATCGTCTCCGAGTTCGAAACGTATGGCAACGAGAACGGCCTCTCTGACCGCGAAATAATCAACCACATGATGGGATTCGTGCAGCACCTCGAATACAGCACGGACGAGGTGAGCACGGGCTACAACGAGTATCCAAAATACCCCACCGAAACGCTGCTCGACAAAGGCGGCGACTGCGAAGACACGTGTATTCTCCTTGCATCGATGCTCGAGCAGTTCGGCTACGGCGCGGTCCTACTGGCATTCTACGATGCCCAGCACATGGCCCTGGGGATAGCGGGTGAAGACGATATCCAGGGATCGTCAGTCACGCACAACGGACAGCGCTACTACTACGTCGAAACGACCGATACCGGCTGGACAGTCGGAGAGGCTCCCGAACAGGTTCAGGGTCACTCGCCGGAGGTCATCTCGATCCGGAGCCATCCGGTACTCGTATTCTCCTACGGGGTTCAGGTCTCCCCGAAGGGTGGCGTCACGGTAAACGGCGGGCTGAAGAACGTCGGCGATGCAGTCGCGGAGACAGCGCAATTGCGTGTTCAGTTTCAGGACGGCCAGCAGAACACGCTGACGACGGCCGAAAGTGATCCCCAGACGATCCCTGTCGGGGGCGATACAGAGCTCTCGGTCAGTGCGGTCCCACCGGACGACACGAAACAACGGGTCGAGGTCTCAGTGCTACTCGACGGGTCGATCCACGACTCGATGACGAGCGAGTACCGGACACCAAACGGCGATTGA
- a CDS encoding Cdc6/Cdc18 family protein yields the protein MTQSNQIDDDELFDTGDIYANRELVTVGYVPDENRIVGRQEEMRKVGQALGPGVEGGPPKNLIIYGKTGAGKSLVAKHVAQRAERRARDNGIHFVTCYVDCSNADTETRVAREMAFSIRDELSPSMEIPMNGIGAAEYYRYLWSLLDDQDVFVVILDEVDKLQEDDVLMQLSRAQESGKTDAHVGVLSVSNKIEYRDRLNKRIDSSLQDREHVFDPYDADELRSILNNRQDAFKDGVLEDGVIELTAALSAQEHGDARKAIDILQEAGELAVQENATTITETHVRAAKERAEINRFKELISGTTTHVKYTLRALALLTQDTRTDDTTAAEDWFRTNEIYAFYRDIVEHEGHNPLKKDSVYRILDEQSFLGITESRHTGGGKGQGSYLEHTLLTDPGIVLEAVADIQD from the coding sequence ATGACGCAGTCAAATCAGATCGACGATGACGAGCTTTTCGACACGGGCGACATCTACGCGAATCGCGAGCTCGTCACCGTCGGGTACGTCCCGGACGAGAACCGAATCGTGGGACGACAAGAGGAGATGCGGAAGGTGGGCCAAGCACTTGGCCCCGGTGTCGAGGGGGGCCCGCCCAAGAATTTGATCATCTACGGGAAGACCGGTGCAGGAAAGTCTCTCGTCGCGAAGCACGTCGCACAGCGTGCTGAACGGCGAGCCCGTGATAATGGGATACATTTCGTAACCTGCTACGTCGACTGCTCGAACGCAGACACAGAGACGCGTGTTGCACGCGAAATGGCATTTTCCATCCGGGACGAACTCAGTCCGTCGATGGAGATCCCGATGAACGGGATCGGTGCAGCGGAGTACTACCGGTATCTGTGGTCCCTGCTCGATGACCAGGATGTCTTCGTGGTCATTCTCGACGAGGTGGATAAGCTCCAGGAAGACGATGTCCTCATGCAACTGTCGCGTGCCCAGGAGTCGGGCAAAACAGACGCCCACGTCGGCGTGCTCTCGGTAAGCAACAAGATCGAGTATCGCGACCGGCTCAACAAGCGGATCGACTCCAGCCTCCAGGACCGTGAACACGTGTTCGATCCCTACGATGCAGACGAACTCCGGTCGATTCTCAATAACCGCCAGGATGCGTTCAAAGACGGCGTTCTTGAAGACGGTGTGATCGAACTCACCGCCGCCCTGTCGGCACAGGAACACGGAGATGCTCGGAAAGCGATCGACATTCTTCAGGAGGCCGGAGAACTCGCAGTACAGGAAAACGCAACTACGATCACGGAGACTCACGTCCGAGCGGCAAAGGAACGCGCCGAGATCAACCGGTTCAAGGAACTCATCAGCGGGACGACGACACACGTCAAATACACCCTTCGGGCCCTCGCGCTACTCACGCAAGATACACGAACAGACGACACGACCGCCGCTGAGGACTGGTTCCGGACAAACGAAATCTATGCGTTCTACCGGGATATCGTCGAGCACGAGGGACACAACCCGCTCAAGAAAGACAGCGTCTATCGGATCCTCGATGAACAGTCATTTCTCGGTATCACCGAGTCTCGACACACCGGTGGGGGGAAGGGTCAAGGGAGCTACCTCGAACACACGTTACTGACCGACCCCGGGATTGTCCTCGAAGCAGTTGCCGATATTCAGGACTAG
- a CDS encoding DUF5797 family protein, with protein MDPLDKLVDSVTDHQDLDEEFYEERLKRYDDDKTRWATAIDTAAYDVVGDVAIGSTDSKSDIGGTIGKTDFPRAAGPFYIEGLKALTDAESQIETVLENYEGEDVGRLVLKLTELRLRLQSATSGELNAEILSKTLEALVEKLTTKEVESGTLRRPLRETEAVVDMLVQLLTDPTADEYTDVLVDEMARAAENESILELVDEPQLTTPLWEHQADALQDWVDEDRRGYVNMATATGKTVLGLATIAQQFDGLHPANDAERITPESPLDLDGDLQVLIVAGRNLLLNQWRDEFAAHMNIPKHRTEAMDTGDGQEIRLSWGTVEFKTSQQLASDDLVGRYDLVILDEAHRYSSGSSTDRGWRDTFETLAEKSEDILAMSGSIDAGWIGDETVESVLDDELDEVFTFSLPEARKKGIVADFSWKVTYMPTSEADAVEELIDVTETCAEYFGPPAGPNFESLDDIVAAADIGTIEELRAFANTSDGRELRNDSEKFDTLANAAFSRLTRRWQLRPSLEPVVDIVRDHWDEQTVVLVQSYSFAERIESVLAEEFGGSALAALTDRTDDTEEIIEEFNEGEASILVGPGDLLGTGVDLPDAEVAVNVGKGGLNASLVQRIGRVLRNPSGRKDASFYHLMSVPTDDRAILSTEDGRQFLERICSFELLGERMEEPPYFQHRGDNLEANLRAFEENGVLSFDLLPRDIEALADSTETADRLTELCQVVEQSDDEMASFTWAGTSPTSATSKDESENRAKTEDEDTAESEQNTDEMDEDQTEPSDESDELPENVTREQLDRVDDVVAREPIIDDELIELWGLDSSIALAKVLKGELDDYLTRDDEGAVCATELGRGLVDHEPLKGGTDDGQPRAEPDESEEESRGEDDNGGSTDDSDGGGGDTDSDDEMDRKGVTPPYTGPHLEDEPEGLVEDVQIEFSVPETTAHRLLDLYRSDGPIGKDKLVEGWDFENPSDVYEYLSDSAHGLTDVVGLGDVQLADDARDRMDTLTRDRDDQEGPSPGGSSTEDARDDSPSESAEDTETEHGRTDEEVSEGAVPDHYSSSLLETDREKLVDELQEMNDFALYPPTEETVVSKSRYPFGSYIFTFGSFDDALRTAGYKLRDQTLTDDTGEKYRPSEVIAAVQILSDILGEPPRASVFDQLAPMTSDAVSSLGTWDQIVTEAGLESGELREEVDVTDVPGHDELSASVAGLAEELGETPTLEKIAEHTDLDPGRVASTVESWRDVEERVKEKLRSDGRGVTPYPASVATRQFADQVRSETSSGVPLYRMLDLFPTLHILDVIDSSVEDVFPDLQAEGEPAETEQTESEYTETDGETGIDDVREAEGDESPVVVEERLQPERDLQRRTLLGDDLRRLYDEFGHPPRPADISNYGRFSPSAYIDEFGSWEAALSNIGCDIDEAWGHPEDYDDELLATLAGLTDRVGHTPTARNIDELSDHTATTFVSRFGSIEGAHRESDPEADTVEWAREIVETVSESWGPLGALDDETERERAGIEALLLLKRGWTGTGHEVVSEVTEKIDADGPSYRNGWKKTIRPVLQEAESRDLVEQAQGTWEWTWVGGSEI; from the coding sequence ATGGATCCACTTGACAAGCTCGTCGATTCGGTCACGGATCACCAAGATTTAGACGAGGAGTTCTACGAGGAACGACTGAAACGCTACGACGATGACAAGACTCGGTGGGCTACAGCCATCGATACAGCCGCGTACGATGTCGTCGGAGACGTAGCGATCGGCTCGACAGACTCGAAAAGTGACATCGGCGGTACGATCGGAAAGACAGATTTCCCGCGTGCTGCAGGGCCCTTCTACATCGAGGGGCTGAAAGCGTTGACGGACGCCGAGAGTCAGATCGAAACTGTTCTCGAAAACTACGAGGGCGAAGATGTTGGTCGGTTGGTTCTCAAGCTCACCGAACTTCGACTTAGACTCCAATCGGCGACGTCTGGTGAGTTGAACGCCGAGATTTTATCGAAGACACTAGAGGCACTGGTTGAGAAGCTCACGACGAAGGAGGTGGAGTCGGGGACGCTCCGCAGACCACTTCGAGAAACCGAAGCAGTCGTCGACATGTTGGTCCAACTGCTGACCGATCCGACAGCCGACGAATACACGGACGTGCTCGTAGACGAGATGGCACGGGCTGCCGAGAACGAGAGCATCCTAGAGTTGGTAGACGAACCACAGTTGACGACCCCACTCTGGGAACATCAAGCGGATGCGCTCCAAGACTGGGTCGACGAGGATCGACGAGGATACGTCAACATGGCGACCGCGACGGGGAAGACAGTCCTTGGTTTGGCGACGATCGCCCAGCAATTCGACGGGCTACATCCAGCAAACGATGCAGAGAGGATCACTCCAGAGTCGCCGCTCGACCTCGACGGAGATCTGCAGGTACTGATCGTCGCTGGACGAAACCTGCTCCTGAACCAGTGGCGAGACGAGTTCGCGGCCCACATGAACATCCCGAAGCATCGGACCGAAGCGATGGATACGGGCGATGGCCAAGAGATCCGCCTGAGCTGGGGGACGGTAGAGTTCAAGACGTCTCAACAGCTCGCGAGTGACGACCTCGTCGGGCGATACGACTTGGTAATTCTAGACGAAGCTCACCGGTACTCGAGTGGATCGTCGACGGATCGGGGGTGGCGTGATACGTTCGAGACGCTCGCCGAGAAGAGTGAAGACATCCTTGCCATGTCGGGGTCCATCGACGCGGGCTGGATCGGCGACGAGACGGTCGAATCTGTCCTCGACGACGAGCTGGACGAGGTGTTCACGTTCTCGCTTCCGGAGGCGAGGAAGAAAGGTATCGTCGCCGACTTCTCCTGGAAAGTCACCTACATGCCCACCTCGGAAGCCGACGCCGTAGAGGAGTTGATAGACGTTACCGAGACGTGTGCGGAGTACTTCGGCCCACCAGCAGGCCCGAACTTCGAGTCGTTGGACGATATCGTGGCCGCAGCAGACATCGGGACCATCGAGGAACTTCGTGCGTTTGCGAACACCTCCGACGGACGGGAACTCCGTAACGATTCGGAGAAGTTCGATACGCTCGCGAACGCGGCATTCTCACGGCTGACCCGTCGGTGGCAGCTACGACCATCACTGGAGCCGGTGGTAGATATCGTCCGAGACCACTGGGACGAGCAAACGGTCGTGTTGGTCCAAAGTTACTCGTTCGCCGAACGGATCGAGTCGGTGTTGGCCGAGGAATTTGGCGGATCGGCGCTCGCGGCACTCACCGATCGCACCGACGACACGGAAGAGATAATCGAGGAATTCAACGAGGGCGAAGCGTCGATACTCGTCGGGCCGGGAGACTTGCTCGGGACGGGCGTCGACTTACCCGACGCTGAAGTTGCCGTCAACGTCGGGAAAGGCGGACTGAACGCCTCCCTCGTCCAGCGGATCGGACGTGTCCTCCGGAACCCGTCTGGCCGAAAGGATGCCTCGTTCTACCATTTGATGAGCGTCCCGACAGACGATCGAGCGATACTTTCGACCGAGGACGGGCGGCAATTCCTGGAGCGGATCTGTTCTTTCGAGCTGCTCGGTGAACGGATGGAAGAACCCCCTTATTTCCAGCATCGGGGCGACAATTTAGAGGCGAATCTGCGAGCGTTCGAAGAGAACGGAGTCCTATCGTTCGACCTGCTCCCGCGGGACATCGAAGCACTCGCGGACTCGACGGAGACGGCGGACCGGCTGACTGAGCTGTGCCAAGTCGTTGAACAGAGTGACGACGAAATGGCGTCGTTCACGTGGGCCGGAACAAGCCCCACATCGGCTACGTCCAAGGACGAGTCAGAAAATCGGGCGAAAACAGAAGACGAGGACACTGCAGAATCAGAACAAAATACTGACGAGATGGACGAAGACCAAACCGAACCGAGTGACGAGAGTGACGAATTGCCCGAGAACGTGACACGAGAGCAGCTCGATAGAGTCGACGACGTTGTCGCTCGCGAACCGATCATTGACGACGAATTGATTGAGCTGTGGGGGTTAGACTCCTCTATCGCCCTGGCGAAGGTTCTAAAAGGAGAGTTAGACGACTACCTCACGCGTGACGACGAAGGCGCCGTTTGTGCGACAGAACTCGGTCGTGGACTCGTCGATCACGAGCCGCTCAAGGGAGGCACAGACGACGGCCAGCCCCGAGCCGAGCCAGACGAGTCCGAGGAAGAAAGCCGAGGCGAAGACGATAACGGCGGTTCGACCGACGATTCAGACGGTGGAGGCGGAGACACCGACTCGGACGACGAAATGGACCGAAAAGGTGTCACTCCTCCGTATACAGGGCCACACCTCGAAGACGAGCCAGAAGGCCTCGTCGAGGATGTCCAGATAGAATTCAGTGTCCCCGAGACGACTGCACATCGGCTGCTGGATCTCTATCGGAGTGACGGGCCGATCGGCAAGGACAAACTCGTGGAGGGGTGGGATTTCGAGAACCCGTCCGATGTCTACGAGTATCTGAGTGATTCGGCCCATGGCCTCACCGATGTCGTGGGCCTCGGGGACGTGCAGCTCGCCGACGATGCGAGAGACCGGATGGACACACTTACGCGCGATCGCGACGATCAGGAGGGGCCGAGTCCTGGGGGTTCGTCCACCGAAGATGCAAGGGACGATTCACCATCTGAGTCAGCAGAGGATACCGAGACCGAGCACGGACGGACCGATGAGGAGGTGTCCGAAGGAGCTGTCCCGGATCATTACTCCAGTAGTCTCTTGGAGACGGATCGGGAGAAACTCGTCGACGAATTGCAGGAGATGAACGATTTCGCTCTCTATCCACCGACAGAGGAGACTGTCGTGAGTAAGTCGCGATACCCCTTCGGGTCGTACATCTTCACGTTCGGTTCCTTCGACGACGCACTACGGACAGCTGGTTACAAACTCAGGGACCAGACACTGACAGACGACACTGGAGAGAAGTACAGGCCGTCAGAGGTGATCGCAGCCGTTCAGATACTTTCGGATATCCTCGGTGAGCCACCACGAGCGTCTGTCTTCGACCAGCTTGCTCCGATGACGAGTGACGCGGTTTCGTCACTCGGAACCTGGGACCAGATCGTCACAGAGGCCGGCCTTGAGTCCGGCGAGCTACGAGAGGAGGTAGACGTGACTGACGTTCCAGGCCACGACGAACTCTCAGCGTCTGTCGCTGGCCTTGCCGAAGAGTTGGGAGAGACACCGACACTCGAAAAGATAGCAGAGCATACTGACTTAGACCCTGGACGGGTCGCTTCGACGGTCGAATCGTGGCGAGACGTAGAGGAGCGGGTCAAAGAGAAACTCAGATCGGATGGAAGAGGTGTGACTCCGTATCCTGCATCGGTCGCTACGAGGCAGTTTGCCGACCAGGTTCGTAGTGAGACGTCTAGTGGCGTCCCCCTCTATCGGATGTTAGACCTGTTTCCCACGCTCCACATCTTGGACGTAATCGACTCCAGCGTTGAGGATGTCTTCCCTGATTTGCAAGCGGAAGGAGAACCAGCCGAGACCGAACAGACGGAGTCTGAATACACGGAGACCGACGGAGAGACTGGTATAGACGACGTTCGCGAAGCCGAAGGAGACGAGAGCCCAGTGGTTGTGGAAGAACGACTCCAACCAGAGCGAGACCTCCAACGACGCACGCTCCTCGGCGACGATTTGAGACGCTTGTACGACGAGTTCGGCCATCCGCCCCGGCCGGCAGACATCAGCAACTACGGTCGATTCTCTCCGTCAGCGTATATCGACGAGTTCGGCTCGTGGGAAGCAGCGCTCTCGAATATCGGCTGTGATATAGACGAAGCGTGGGGTCACCCAGAAGATTACGACGACGAATTGCTCGCTACACTCGCGGGTCTCACCGATCGGGTAGGGCATACACCGACAGCGAGGAACATTGACGAGCTCTCCGACCATACGGCCACGACCTTCGTGAGCCGGTTTGGGTCAATAGAAGGTGCCCACCGAGAGTCCGATCCCGAGGCAGATACTGTCGAGTGGGCTAGAGAGATCGTAGAGACGGTATCCGAGTCGTGGGGACCACTCGGTGCGTTAGACGACGAGACCGAGCGTGAACGGGCTGGGATAGAAGCACTCCTGCTACTCAAGCGTGGTTGGACCGGGACCGGTCACGAAGTTGTAAGTGAGGTTACCGAAAAAATAGACGCCGACGGTCCGTCGTACCGGAACGGTTGGAAGAAGACGATAAGACCCGTTCTCCAAGAAGCAGAGTCACGGGACCTCGTGGAACAAGCACAAGGAACCTGGGAGTGGACGTGGGTCGGTGGCTCTGAGATATAG
- a CDS encoding DUF6339 family protein: MSELRLLQQQAVSEIDEDFISGERNIKPELFERHSIPVEGTDVDYGAIQDRIDGIFVDPEYPEYEASMDAKLAPTIHAEIDIDRRTARDERIWYYLAAVKFDDFVRYRWRFDFEDSRAAAFEKFLGETRANNLYSNAIGRLWWLAELTHVDPATEAAVDVDVDDEYELTRKAFEFNFLANRILDNAFHMSKPLVVAVVDQFADESQDLVNDMPDRLSTLLSMMPAEGWVDDNSVEVVEKLKRQMKRERSD, from the coding sequence ATGAGTGAACTGCGACTCCTCCAACAGCAAGCTGTTTCGGAGATAGACGAGGATTTCATCAGTGGGGAGCGGAACATCAAGCCAGAACTCTTTGAGCGGCATTCGATTCCCGTCGAAGGAACAGACGTCGACTACGGGGCGATACAGGATCGAATCGACGGGATCTTCGTGGACCCAGAGTATCCGGAGTACGAGGCGTCGATGGACGCCAAACTCGCTCCCACGATTCACGCGGAGATCGATATCGATCGTCGAACTGCCAGAGACGAGCGGATCTGGTACTACCTGGCAGCGGTGAAGTTCGACGATTTCGTTCGCTACCGATGGCGCTTCGACTTCGAGGACAGTCGTGCTGCGGCGTTCGAGAAGTTCCTCGGCGAGACGAGAGCGAACAACCTCTACTCAAACGCGATCGGCCGCCTCTGGTGGCTAGCCGAACTCACACACGTCGATCCTGCTACGGAGGCGGCTGTCGACGTGGACGTAGACGACGAGTACGAACTGACACGGAAGGCTTTTGAATTCAACTTCCTCGCGAACAGAATTCTGGACAACGCCTTCCACATGTCGAAACCCCTCGTCGTCGCTGTCGTAGACCAGTTCGCCGACGAGAGTCAGGACCTCGTCAACGACATGCCAGATCGGTTGTCTACACTCCTGTCGATGATGCCGGCCGAGGGATGGGTTGATGACAATAGTGTCGAAGTCGTCGAGAAACTGAAGCGGCAGATGAAACGTGAGCGGAGCGACTGA
- a CDS encoding DUF6339 family protein, which translates to MSEEETLRRLTEDGRRLVSEPFLKGEAEIEQESIEEFVEPIPGNPTADLGTLDDAVDAALREYSEYETAIDGALAQDVHQCLDINRRVAGDPGLWHWLAVVEYPDLVRHRWKYRSEDAMREKFLGAGSDLYSNAIHRLWWIAELTADGDDYSLTETVFANQTMVNKVFDRWFARYQPAVVAICDELADEPSRVIDDATRRFNHTLTNVQLEGLSEEDARDVVTQIISEVKSE; encoded by the coding sequence ATGAGTGAAGAGGAGACCCTACGTAGACTCACAGAAGATGGCCGGCGGTTGGTCAGCGAACCGTTCCTGAAGGGTGAGGCAGAGATAGAGCAGGAGTCGATAGAAGAGTTCGTCGAACCGATTCCAGGGAATCCGACGGCCGACTTAGGAACGTTAGACGACGCGGTAGACGCCGCTCTCAGGGAGTATTCGGAGTACGAAACCGCTATCGACGGGGCACTCGCCCAAGATGTCCACCAGTGTCTGGATATCAACCGGCGTGTCGCCGGTGACCCGGGACTGTGGCACTGGTTAGCCGTCGTCGAATATCCCGATCTGGTCCGCCATCGCTGGAAGTATCGCTCCGAGGACGCGATGCGAGAGAAGTTCCTCGGTGCAGGTTCTGACCTCTACTCGAACGCTATCCACAGATTGTGGTGGATCGCCGAGTTGACGGCCGACGGGGACGACTACAGCCTGACCGAGACCGTATTCGCCAATCAAACGATGGTCAACAAAGTGTTCGACCGCTGGTTCGCACGATACCAGCCGGCCGTGGTCGCTATCTGCGACGAGCTGGCCGACGAACCGTCCCGTGTCATCGACGATGCGACCCGTCGGTTCAATCACACGCTCACGAACGTCCAACTCGAAGGGTTATCGGAAGAGGACGCACGTGACGTAGTCACCCAGATCATATCCGAAGTAAAGTCCGAGTAG